From Candoia aspera isolate rCanAsp1 chromosome 4, rCanAsp1.hap2, whole genome shotgun sequence, a single genomic window includes:
- the LOC134496112 gene encoding calcium and integrin-binding family member 3-like — protein LFDKYRDLAPQLVPQDYTKKPSVKLPYELIGSMPELKDNPFRQRIAEVFSEDGEGNMTLDDFLDMFSVMSEMAPRDLKAYYAFKIYDFNDDNYICKSDLEKTVNKLTRKELTPEEVSLVCNKVIDEADLDNDGKLSLEDFQHMIVRAPDFLSTFHIRI, from the exons GTTGTTTGACAAGTACCGTGACTTGGCTCCCCAATTAGTGCCACAGGACTATACCAAGAAACCCAGTGTGAAACTTCCCTATGAACTCATCGGAAGCATGCCAGAGTTAAAG GACAATCCCTTCCGCCAGCGAATAGCAGAGGTCTTCTCAGAGGACGGGGAAGGCAACATGACCTTAGATGACTTTTTGGACATGTTCTCAGTGATGAGTGAAATGGCACCTCGTGACCTCAAGGCCTATTATGCCTTCAAAATCTACG ACTTTAATGATGACAACTATATCTGCAAATCCGATCTGGAGAAGACTGTTAATAAACTGACCCGCAAAGAACTGACCCCAGAGGAGGTGAGCCTGGTGTGTAACAAAGTGATTGATGAAGCCGACTTGGACAACGACGGCAAGTTGTCGCTGGAAGATTTCCAGCACATGATAGTGAGAGCGCCCGACTTCCTCAG